One part of the Enterococcus sp. DIV1094 genome encodes these proteins:
- a CDS encoding substrate-binding domain-containing protein, protein MKLTIRDIAEMAGVSVTTVSQILNNKGSRFSEKTRKKVLAIVNEHHYKPDYFASNVINRHSKTIGMIVPDVTDFFFSKVIEGVESYLNPLGYVIILCNSRHSQENELKYLRELSHRAVDGLLLATPNVLPQEYALDSGFYNNMPIILIDRGLNRRDNGRLIVKEYEGAYQAVSLLIKNGHTKIGMLKETTGYYQLEERFNGYRHALKDHELAFNGKFVEEGDLTVQGGYEASKRLLRHKDVTAVFCGNDAMAIGCYQAIHEMGKRIPEDISVIGFDGLKLSEYMIPKLTTVKQPSFDIGFYAARFLIDTIEFPQRKVPNKVFETKLIIRESVKTLTKV, encoded by the coding sequence GTGAAACTGACAATTCGGGATATTGCTGAGATGGCGGGGGTTTCAGTGACGACTGTGTCACAAATCTTAAACAATAAAGGTAGTCGTTTTAGTGAAAAGACACGAAAAAAAGTATTAGCGATCGTGAACGAGCATCATTATAAACCAGATTATTTTGCTTCTAATGTGATCAATCGTCACTCAAAAACAATTGGCATGATCGTGCCAGATGTGACGGATTTCTTCTTTTCAAAAGTGATCGAAGGAGTCGAAAGCTATTTGAATCCACTTGGATATGTCATCATTCTTTGTAACTCCAGACATAGTCAAGAAAATGAGTTGAAATACTTGAGAGAGCTTTCTCATCGAGCGGTGGATGGCTTGTTACTGGCTACGCCAAATGTGTTGCCCCAAGAGTATGCACTGGATAGTGGTTTTTATAACAATATGCCGATCATCCTGATCGATCGTGGATTGAATCGTCGGGATAATGGTCGTTTGATCGTGAAAGAATATGAAGGCGCTTATCAAGCAGTCTCATTGTTGATCAAAAACGGTCATACGAAAATTGGTATGCTAAAGGAAACAACTGGGTATTATCAATTAGAGGAGCGATTTAACGGTTATCGTCATGCGCTGAAAGATCATGAGTTAGCGTTTAACGGGAAGTTTGTCGAAGAAGGCGACCTGACTGTTCAAGGTGGATATGAAGCAAGTAAGCGTTTGTTACGTCACAAAGATGTAACGGCGGTATTTTGTGGGAACGATGCAATGGCAATCGGTTGTTACCAAGCCATCCATGAGATGGGCAAGCGTATTCCAGAAGATATTTCAGTGATTGGCTTTGATGGATTAAAATTGTCTGAGTATATGATCCCTAAGCTGACAACGGTCAAACAACCAAGTTTTGATATCGGTTTTTATGCGGCTCGCTTTTTGATTGATACGATTGAATTTCCACAAAGAAAAGTTCCGAACAAAGTATTCGAAACAAAATTAATTATTCGTGAGAGCGTAAAAACATTGACAAAGGTCTAG
- a CDS encoding pyrimidine-nucleoside phosphorylase, translating to MRMVDLIEKKRDGHQLSKEEISYIITNYTNDKIPDYQISALLMAIFYQDMTDEEITELTLAIAHSGDVIDLSSLEGIKVDKHSTGGVGDTTTLILAPLVASVGATVAKMSGRGLGYTGGTLDKLEAIPGFRIELSDEEFIRTVNESKVAVIGQSGNLAPADKKLYALRDVTATVNSIPLIASSIMSKKIAAGADAIVLDVTTGDGAFMKNIDDARRLAKTMTRIGKLADRQTVAVISDMSEPLGEAIGNSLEVVEAIETLQGNGPEDLVEMCYALGSQMVVLAGKATTIEEARALLKEALESGKALAKFKEMIKNQGGDPTIVDQPERLLTARYTYELPAKASGVVTKIVANELGIAAMMLGAGRKTKEDSIDHAVGLRLNKKIGDKIEEGESLLTIYSNEEEISSVIDLLYKNIEIGNKAEKPILIHDIITE from the coding sequence ATGCGGATGGTCGATTTGATTGAAAAAAAGAGAGATGGGCACCAGTTATCTAAGGAAGAAATCTCGTACATTATCACGAATTACACAAATGATAAAATCCCTGATTATCAAATCAGTGCATTATTGATGGCTATCTTTTATCAAGATATGACCGATGAAGAAATTACTGAGCTAACATTAGCAATCGCTCATTCTGGCGATGTGATCGATTTAAGTTCATTAGAAGGAATAAAAGTCGACAAACATTCTACCGGAGGCGTGGGAGATACTACTACATTGATCTTAGCACCTTTAGTAGCAAGTGTTGGCGCCACAGTGGCAAAAATGTCAGGACGTGGGCTTGGTTATACAGGCGGTACATTAGACAAATTGGAAGCTATTCCTGGATTTCGTATCGAGCTGTCTGACGAAGAATTTATACGTACGGTGAATGAAAGCAAAGTCGCTGTCATTGGGCAATCAGGTAATCTTGCTCCAGCAGATAAAAAATTATATGCCTTGCGTGATGTGACCGCAACGGTTAACTCGATCCCATTGATCGCTAGCTCGATCATGAGTAAGAAAATTGCTGCGGGTGCGGATGCGATCGTGTTGGATGTGACTACAGGTGACGGTGCCTTCATGAAAAATATTGATGATGCGAGACGTTTGGCGAAGACCATGACAAGAATCGGCAAGTTGGCGGATCGCCAAACAGTGGCAGTGATTTCTGATATGTCTGAACCGTTGGGCGAAGCAATCGGCAATAGCTTAGAAGTCGTTGAAGCAATCGAGACACTTCAGGGGAACGGACCGGAAGATTTAGTCGAAATGTGCTATGCTTTAGGTAGTCAAATGGTTGTGCTAGCAGGTAAAGCAACAACGATCGAAGAGGCACGTGCGTTGCTTAAAGAAGCGCTTGAATCTGGAAAAGCTTTGGCGAAATTCAAAGAGATGATCAAAAACCAAGGGGGAGACCCGACGATCGTCGATCAACCAGAACGTTTGTTGACTGCTCGTTATACCTATGAATTGCCGGCAAAAGCGTCAGGTGTCGTTACAAAAATCGTAGCGAACGAATTAGGGATCGCGGCAATGATGCTTGGTGCAGGACGTAAAACGAAAGAAGACTCGATCGACCATGCTGTAGGGTTGCGATTGAATAAAAAAATCGGCGACAAGATAGAAGAAGGGGAATCCTTATTGACGATCTACAGTAATGAAGAAGAAATCTCTTCAGTGATCGACTTATTATATAAAAATATTGAAATTGGAAATAAGGCTGAGAAGCCAATATTGATACACGACATTATCACAGAGTAG